The Uruburuella testudinis genome window below encodes:
- a CDS encoding nitroreductase family protein has product MNHTVETLQNHRTYRHFKSGLTLPAADLQTIIDCARRAPSWMNGQHYSIINISNPELRAQITAMQPGNPQIGTCSTYLIFIADLHRAGLASLAAGGSFTAAGEPDSLITAVTDTALAAQNAVVAAESLGYATCFTGGIRTIAPQLVELLALPANTFPIVGLCIGTPDIEMALKPRLPEHTVYSENRYPDDTTLSDGLAQYEQTMTAFGEAREKLPYREKFARYYSNTYAPKNIPLLQEMGWLTRTGSKS; this is encoded by the coding sequence ATGAACCACACCGTCGAAACCCTACAAAACCACCGCACCTACCGCCATTTCAAAAGCGGGCTGACACTGCCCGCCGCCGACCTGCAAACCATTATCGACTGCGCCCGCCGGGCACCTTCATGGATGAACGGCCAACACTACAGCATCATCAACATCAGCAACCCCGAATTGCGCGCACAAATCACCGCAATGCAACCGGGCAACCCGCAAATCGGCACATGCAGCACCTATCTGATTTTTATTGCCGACCTGCACCGCGCCGGCCTCGCCAGCCTTGCCGCCGGCGGCAGCTTTACCGCTGCCGGTGAGCCCGACAGCCTGATTACCGCCGTAACCGACACCGCGCTGGCCGCCCAAAACGCCGTTGTCGCCGCCGAAAGCCTGGGCTATGCCACCTGTTTTACCGGCGGCATCCGCACCATCGCACCGCAGCTGGTCGAATTATTGGCACTGCCGGCCAACACCTTTCCGATTGTCGGCCTCTGCATCGGCACACCCGATATCGAAATGGCGCTCAAACCGCGTCTGCCCGAACACACCGTCTACAGCGAAAACCGCTATCCCGATGACACCACCCTTTCAGACGGCCTGGCACAATACGAACAAACCATGACCGCCTTCGGCGAAGCCCGTGAAAAACTGCCCTACCGCGAAAAATTCGCCCGCTATTACAGCAACACCTACGCGCCGAAAAATATCCCGCTGTTGCAAGAAATGGGCTGGCTGACCCGCACCGGCTCAAAAAGCTGA